A window of Clostridium botulinum BKT015925 contains these coding sequences:
- the cbiQ gene encoding cobalt ECF transporter T component CbiQ encodes MISIDKLSYISKLRNVNPMEKFMFAVITMFFGIFLNNLIVSILIFFIMSFITLYKGKIPFKSYYKLILMPLFFLVIGTVTIAINLGNNNDFLLKFSIFTVNIGCTKESLYEAIQVFLKSMSAVTCLYFLALTTPIVEVLLVLKRLKMPKLFIELMGLIYRLIFILLETMNIIYISQKGRLGYSSIKLGYKSLGQLITILFVKAYKKSQDMYTALESRCYSGEINVIESEYNISYRNIFMIIFLQIVLVIIKCKFDI; translated from the coding sequence ATGATTTCTATAGATAAATTATCATATATATCAAAACTTAGAAACGTAAATCCTATGGAAAAGTTTATGTTTGCTGTGATTACGATGTTTTTTGGAATTTTTTTAAATAATTTGATAGTATCAATACTTATATTTTTTATAATGTCATTTATAACATTATATAAGGGGAAAATACCCTTTAAATCATATTATAAACTAATTTTAATGCCTTTATTTTTTCTAGTTATAGGTACTGTAACTATTGCAATTAATTTAGGAAATAATAACGATTTTTTATTAAAATTTAGCATATTTACAGTAAATATTGGATGTACAAAGGAAAGTTTATATGAGGCTATACAAGTATTTTTAAAATCTATGTCAGCAGTAACATGTTTATATTTCTTGGCTCTTACAACTCCAATAGTAGAGGTGTTATTAGTTCTAAAAAGACTTAAAATGCCTAAATTGTTTATAGAACTTATGGGACTTATATATAGACTAATTTTCATACTACTTGAAACGATGAACATTATTTATATATCCCAAAAAGGTAGACTTGGTTATTCATCAATAAAATTAGGATATAAATCATTAGGACAATTAATAACAATATTATTTGTTAAAGCCTATAAGAAATCACAAGATATGTACACTGCACTAGAATCTAGATGTTATTCTGGTGAGATTAATGTTATAGAATCAGAATATAATATTTCTTACAGAAATATATTTATGATTATCTTTTTACAGATAGTTTTAGTAATTATAAAGTGCAAATTTGATATATAG
- a CDS encoding energy-coupling factor ABC transporter permease: MKLGKKYQLFLLVLFVGLFSVRTVYAMHIMEGYLQPVWCAVWAALCLPFIFKGLSSIKKKVNINPRMKMLIAMAGAFAFVLSALKIPSVTGSCSHPTGVGLGAILFGPSVMSVLGLIVLIFQALLLAHGGITTIGANTFSMAIVGPIISYYLYKFLRKVNISQSIAIFLAAALGDLMTYITTSIQLSLAFPDKTGGFIASLGKFMSIFAITQIPLAISEGILTVIVFNLLFNYNKSELEQLEVLPKNVVELHSELKEV, encoded by the coding sequence ATGAAATTAGGAAAGAAGTATCAATTATTTTTATTAGTTTTATTTGTAGGATTATTTTCAGTCAGAACAGTATATGCTATGCATATAATGGAAGGATATTTGCAACCAGTATGGTGCGCAGTATGGGCAGCTTTATGTTTACCGTTTATATTTAAGGGACTAAGTTCTATAAAAAAGAAGGTAAACATAAATCCTAGAATGAAGATGCTTATAGCTATGGCGGGAGCTTTTGCATTTGTACTTTCTGCACTTAAGATACCATCAGTTACAGGAAGTTGTTCACATCCAACTGGTGTTGGACTTGGAGCTATTCTATTTGGACCATCAGTTATGAGTGTTTTAGGGTTAATTGTACTTATATTTCAAGCATTACTTCTTGCTCATGGAGGGATAACAACTATTGGTGCTAATACATTTTCCATGGCAATAGTAGGTCCAATAATATCATATTATTTATATAAGTTTTTGAGAAAAGTAAATATATCACAGAGTATAGCTATATTTTTAGCAGCTGCATTAGGAGATTTAATGACATATATTACAACGTCTATTCAACTTTCTTTAGCATTTCCAGATAAAACTGGTGGATTTATAGCATCACTTGGAAAGTTTATGAGTATTTTTGCTATAACTCAAATACCTCTTGCAATAAGTGAAGGAATTTTAACAGTAATAGTATTTAATCTTTTATTTAATTATAATAAAAGTGAATTAGAGCAATTAGAAGTTTTACCAAAAAACGTAGTTGAATTACATAGTGAATTAAAGGAGGTATAG
- a CDS encoding energy-coupling factor ABC transporter substrate-binding protein, giving the protein MNTDKKTNNKSMFKKNLILAVLVVLIAIGPLIFAKGAKFEGSDDQAEDAITQVDKNYKPWFSPVWEPPSGEIESLLFALQAAIGAGVIGYYFGFAKGRKKTDESER; this is encoded by the coding sequence ATGAATACAGATAAAAAAACAAATAATAAATCCATGTTTAAAAAGAATTTAATATTAGCAGTACTTGTAGTTTTAATAGCTATAGGTCCGTTGATATTTGCTAAAGGAGCTAAATTTGAAGGGTCAGATGATCAAGCAGAAGATGCTATAACTCAAGTTGATAAAAATTATAAACCGTGGTTTTCACCAGTATGGGAGCCACCAAGTGGAGAAATAGAGAGTTTGTTATTTGCTCTTCAAGCCGCTATTGGTGCAGGGGTGATAGGGTATTATTTCGGATTTGCAAAAGGAAGAAAGAAGACTGATGAAAGTGAAAGATAA
- a CDS encoding polysaccharide deacetylase family protein, whose product MKKILILIVFIITLGLVRFGVKEIVLRKPQSSNNSNIHQTIVKSNDESIPVIMYHSIKYEKGNGVRLPKEKFEEQMKYLKENNYSTLTMDELYDFLKNNKKIPKKAVVLTFDDGYKDNYDTAYPILKKYGFKATLFVITNCIGTGEYLTADQLKEMNKNGFDVESHTTNHEKLTELSYEEQYKIFLESKHDLEKLLNKKVKYIAYPYGKYDDKSIKAVENAGYKLAVTTQCKWSNKKDGIYTISRVGISGKHDMDKFIKKIEFENYCRVYKYLFL is encoded by the coding sequence ATGAAAAAAATATTAATATTAATAGTATTTATAATAACATTAGGATTAGTTAGATTTGGTGTAAAAGAAATTGTATTAAGAAAACCTCAATCATCAAATAATAGTAATATTCATCAAACAATAGTAAAATCGAATGATGAAAGTATACCTGTAATTATGTATCATTCAATAAAATATGAAAAGGGGAATGGAGTAAGACTTCCTAAAGAAAAATTTGAAGAACAAATGAAATACCTAAAAGAAAATAATTATTCAACTTTAACAATGGATGAATTATATGATTTTTTGAAGAATAATAAAAAAATACCTAAAAAAGCTGTTGTATTAACATTTGATGATGGATATAAAGATAACTATGATACAGCTTATCCTATATTAAAAAAATATGGATTTAAGGCTACTCTTTTTGTAATAACAAATTGTATTGGAACAGGCGAATATTTAACAGCAGATCAATTAAAAGAGATGAATAAAAATGGATTTGATGTTGAAAGTCATACTACAAATCATGAAAAACTAACTGAACTTTCTTATGAGGAGCAATATAAAATATTTTTAGAATCTAAACACGATTTAGAGAAGTTATTAAATAAAAAAGTAAAATATATTGCATATCCTTATGGTAAATATGATGATAAAAGCATAAAGGCTGTGGAAAATGCAGGATACAAGTTAGCAGTAACAACTCAGTGTAAATGGTCAAATAAGAAGGATGGAATATATACGATAAGTAGAGTAGGTATAAGTGGCAAACATGATATGGACAAGTTTATTAAAAAAATAGAGTTTGAGAATTATTGCAGGGTTTACAAATATTTGTTTTTATGA